Proteins encoded by one window of Enterococcus saccharolyticus subsp. saccharolyticus:
- a CDS encoding HAD family hydrolase, which produces MIKTIFFDLDDTLLWDKKSIKTAFQETCKTVASLDPERFEEAVRQEATKLYQSYPTYPFTQMIGINPFEGLWGTFDDSGVEFQQMHQLINKYQVDAWTNGLKACGIDDKVLGKQLAQQFVVERKKHPFVYSETFAVLDQLKDKYQLVLITNGSPSLQRTKLTLTPEIAPYFTHIIISGEVGVGKPDLQIFEFALTTAAVVPQEAIMVGDNLMTDILGANRTGIPNIWINHHQQTPETVQPTHEVARLAEILPIIEKL; this is translated from the coding sequence ATGATTAAAACTATTTTTTTTGATTTAGATGATACCTTATTATGGGATAAAAAAAGTATTAAAACGGCCTTTCAAGAAACTTGTAAAACTGTTGCATCACTTGATCCAGAAAGATTTGAAGAGGCCGTTAGACAAGAAGCAACAAAATTATACCAAAGCTATCCAACTTATCCATTCACACAAATGATTGGAATCAATCCTTTTGAAGGACTTTGGGGCACGTTTGATGATTCAGGTGTAGAATTCCAACAAATGCATCAATTAATCAACAAGTATCAAGTCGATGCTTGGACGAATGGTTTAAAAGCATGTGGTATTGACGATAAGGTGTTAGGTAAACAACTTGCGCAACAATTTGTCGTTGAACGTAAAAAACATCCATTTGTCTATTCAGAAACTTTTGCGGTGTTAGATCAATTAAAAGACAAGTATCAATTAGTATTAATCACCAATGGTTCACCTTCACTACAACGGACGAAATTAACTTTAACACCTGAGATTGCTCCTTATTTTACGCATATTATTATTTCAGGTGAGGTTGGTGTGGGTAAACCCGATTTGCAAATTTTTGAATTTGCACTAACCACAGCAGCGGTCGTACCACAAGAAGCCATTATGGTTGGCGATAATTTAATGACTGATATTTTAGGGGCGAATCGGACAGGAATCCCCAATATTTGGATTAACCATCACCAACAAACGCCCGAGACTGTGCAACCAACCCACGAAGTAGCTAGATTAGCGGAAATTTTACCGATTATTGAAAAATTGTAA
- the ribF gene encoding riboflavin biosynthesis protein RibF: MKVIEIRHPYEKTMIPTDDVVLVMGFFDGVHRGHQKVIQEGKKIADEKGLKLAVMTFNQHPSIVFQKVQPELMRYLTSLEQKKQLMEEQGVDYLYIVEFTSAFASLKPQDFVDQYMVELNAAYVVAGFDYTYGPKDVANMACLAEYAKGRFDILTVPKESLEERKISSTRIREDLDAGRMEEVTELLGYIYEIDGTVVHGDARGRTLGFPTANIKTKSTTRLPKEGVYVTEIKVGDKWYPSMGSIGHNDTFEKGRQLTVEVYILDFKEDIYGEHVSVRWNHFLRDQVAFDGAESLIKQLRQDECDTRDYFE, translated from the coding sequence ATGAAAGTAATTGAAATTCGTCATCCTTATGAAAAAACAATGATTCCAACAGATGACGTTGTCTTAGTGATGGGCTTTTTTGATGGTGTGCACCGTGGGCATCAAAAAGTGATTCAAGAGGGAAAAAAGATTGCTGATGAAAAAGGATTGAAATTAGCAGTTATGACCTTTAATCAACATCCATCCATTGTGTTCCAAAAAGTCCAACCTGAATTAATGCGTTACTTAACAAGTTTAGAACAAAAGAAACAGTTGATGGAAGAACAAGGTGTTGATTATTTATATATCGTGGAATTTACATCGGCTTTTGCAAGTTTGAAACCACAAGATTTTGTTGATCAGTATATGGTTGAATTAAATGCAGCTTATGTTGTGGCGGGCTTTGATTACACCTATGGACCCAAAGATGTAGCAAATATGGCTTGTTTAGCAGAGTATGCTAAAGGACGTTTTGATATTTTAACAGTTCCTAAAGAAAGTTTAGAAGAACGTAAAATTAGTTCAACGCGTATTCGCGAAGATTTAGATGCTGGTCGTATGGAAGAAGTGACGGAATTGTTAGGGTATATCTATGAAATCGATGGGACTGTTGTTCATGGTGATGCTCGTGGACGTACGCTAGGTTTTCCAACTGCCAATATCAAAACAAAGAGTACCACTCGTTTACCCAAAGAGGGTGTGTATGTCACAGAAATAAAAGTTGGCGATAAATGGTACCCATCGATGGGATCAATTGGTCATAACGATACCTTTGAAAAAGGACGTCAATTGACAGTCGAAGTCTATATTTTGGATTTCAAAGAAGATATTTATGGTGAGCATGTTAGTGTACGCTGGAATCATTTTTTACGTGATCAAGTAGCCTTCGATGGTGCCGAAAGTTTGATTAAACAATTGCGCCAGGATGAATGTGATACACGTGACTATTTTGAATGA
- the hrcA gene encoding heat-inducible transcriptional repressor HrcA codes for MLTERQENILRLIIQNYTNLGQPVGSKKLMEDGIEASSATIRNEMKTLEDYGLLAKTHSSSGRVPSMTGYRYYVDHLLTPSKVDSGEVALIRQSFGKEFHEINEIIQQSANILSTLTSYTALSLGPDVKDRRLTGFRIVPLNNRQIIAIIVTDKGNVESQIFSIPKNLSSEDLEKMVRIINDKLIGQPLMNVYHRLRTEIPMILHKYFQTTDGVLDLFDGMLNHIFEEKVFVGGRMNLLNFEHSQDVEQFKSMYSFMKNSENLNQLLAPRDGAIQIRIGTELGDNLLNNMSMIQASYDIEGHGKGTIALLGPTSMPYSKMFGLIDVFRQELALTLANYYRSLDSDN; via the coding sequence TTGTTAACAGAAAGACAAGAAAATATCTTGCGTCTGATCATCCAAAATTATACAAATTTAGGCCAGCCAGTTGGCTCGAAAAAATTAATGGAGGATGGCATCGAAGCAAGTTCAGCGACGATTCGTAATGAGATGAAGACGCTTGAAGATTATGGACTGCTTGCAAAAACACATTCTTCTTCAGGTCGAGTTCCTTCAATGACTGGTTATCGGTATTATGTCGATCACCTATTGACACCTTCGAAAGTAGATAGCGGAGAAGTTGCACTGATTCGTCAGTCTTTTGGGAAAGAATTTCATGAGATTAATGAAATTATTCAACAGTCTGCGAATATTTTATCTACCTTGACAAGTTATACTGCATTGTCACTTGGACCAGATGTAAAGGATCGAAGACTCACTGGTTTTCGAATTGTTCCTTTAAACAATCGCCAAATCATTGCAATTATTGTCACAGATAAAGGAAATGTGGAAAGTCAAATCTTTTCAATTCCTAAAAATTTAAGTAGTGAAGACCTTGAAAAAATGGTTCGTATTATCAATGATAAATTAATCGGGCAACCGCTCATGAATGTTTATCATAGGTTACGAACTGAAATTCCGATGATTCTGCATAAATATTTTCAAACGACTGATGGCGTGTTAGATTTATTTGATGGCATGCTAAATCATATTTTTGAAGAGAAGGTTTTTGTCGGTGGACGAATGAATTTATTGAATTTCGAACACAGTCAAGATGTGGAACAATTTAAGTCGATGTATTCTTTTATGAAAAACTCAGAAAACTTAAATCAGTTATTAGCTCCACGTGATGGTGCCATACAAATTCGTATTGGGACAGAACTTGGCGATAACCTATTGAATAATATGAGTATGATTCAGGCAAGTTATGATATTGAAGGACACGGAAAAGGAACCATTGCTTTATTAGGGCCTACTAGCATGCCTTATTCAAAAATGTTTGGTTTAATCGATGTATTTCGCCAAGAATTAGCTTTAACCTTAGCCAATTATTATCGATCATTAGATTCTGATAATTAG
- a CDS encoding DUF3923 family protein: protein MNVLYSEWSILFVVTVGYTLFRKSEAAGTIQTVELQMISFILLFIFFLFIFLCQFTWGLSLRNKQKR, encoded by the coding sequence ATTAATGTCCTATATTCAGAATGGTCTATTTTATTTGTTGTAACAGTTGGGTATACTCTTTTTCGCAAATCGGAAGCTGCTGGCACGATTCAGACAGTAGAACTCCAAATGATTTCTTTCATTTTGCTTTTTATTTTCTTTCTATTTATTTTTCTTTGTCAATTTACCTGGGGACTGAGTTTAAGAAATAAACAAAAAAGATAA
- the truB gene encoding tRNA pseudouridine(55) synthase TruB gives MNGILPLWKERGMTSHDCVFKLRKILHTKKVGHGGTLDPDVDGVLPICIGKGTKVIEFLSESGKVYEGEITLGFSTTTEDVSGEIVEQQAINTPFSTEQIDQAMQQLTGEITQIPPMYSAVKVNGKRLYEYARNGETVERPQRKAQIDVFERMTEPIWNNETKTQSWRFRVVCGKGTYVRTLAVDTGKTLGVPAHMSDLTRTASGGFTKEQAVTLAQVAEAMEKNELGQILLPIEFGVKDFPRVDITEVLWKKVKNGMRLPYEEFGFTQMPTTAFAVFYQEKVVCLYQPHERQKGIVKPLKVLQTE, from the coding sequence ATGAACGGCATTTTACCACTATGGAAAGAACGCGGCATGACGAGTCATGACTGTGTATTCAAATTAAGAAAAATCTTACATACTAAAAAAGTAGGGCATGGCGGAACGTTAGATCCAGATGTTGATGGTGTGCTACCAATTTGTATTGGAAAAGGAACGAAAGTCATTGAATTTCTTAGTGAATCAGGAAAAGTCTATGAAGGAGAAATTACTTTAGGGTTTAGTACGACCACAGAAGATGTTTCGGGTGAAATTGTGGAACAGCAAGCAATTAATACTCCTTTTTCTACTGAACAAATTGATCAAGCAATGCAACAATTGACGGGAGAAATTACGCAAATTCCACCGATGTACTCAGCTGTCAAAGTGAATGGGAAACGATTGTATGAGTATGCACGAAACGGTGAGACTGTAGAACGTCCACAGCGTAAAGCACAAATTGATGTGTTTGAACGAATGACAGAACCCATCTGGAATAACGAAACGAAAACACAATCGTGGCGTTTTCGTGTGGTTTGTGGCAAAGGTACTTACGTCCGCACGTTAGCAGTCGATACTGGCAAAACATTAGGTGTGCCAGCACATATGTCGGATTTAACTCGCACCGCTAGTGGCGGTTTTACCAAAGAGCAAGCAGTAACTTTGGCGCAAGTCGCAGAAGCAATGGAAAAGAATGAACTGGGACAAATTTTATTGCCAATTGAATTTGGAGTAAAAGATTTTCCACGCGTTGATATTACTGAAGTTTTATGGAAAAAGGTCAAAAATGGGATGCGTTTGCCTTATGAAGAATTTGGTTTCACGCAAATGCCTACCACAGCTTTTGCTGTCTTTTACCAAGAAAAAGTCGTTTGTTTATATCAACCACATGAACGACAAAAAGGGATTGTCAAACCTTTAAAAGTATTACAAACAGAGTGA
- the dnaK gene encoding molecular chaperone DnaK: MSKIIGIDLGTTNSAVSVLEGGEAKIITNPEGNRTTPSVVSFKNGEIQVGEVAKRQAVTNPNTISSIKRHIGEAGYKVDVEGKSYTPQEISAMILQYIKGFAEDYLGEKVEKAVITVPAYFNDSQRQATKDAGKIAGLEVERIVNEPTAAALAYGLDKTDRDEKVLVFDLGGGTFDVSILELGDGVFDVLSTAGDNNLGGDDFDNKIIDYMVEEFKKENGIDLSKDKMAVQRLKDAAEKAKKDLSGVTSTQISLPFITAGEAGPLHLELTLTRAKFDELTADLVERTKVPVRQALKDAGISQSEIDEVILVGGSTRIPAVVEAVRKETGKEPNKSVNPDEVVAMGAAIQGGVITGDVKDVVLLDVTPLSLGIETMGGVFTKLIDRNTTIPTSKSQVFSTAADNQPAVDIHVLQGERPMAADNKTLGRFQLTDIPPAPRGIPQIEVTFDIDKNGIVNVSAKDLGTQKEQTITIKSSSGLSDDEIERMVKDAEANAEADKARKEEVDLRNDVDALLFTVDKTLKELEGKVDADEVKKAEDARDELKAAVEANNIEEMKTKRDALNEIVQNLTVKLYEQAAQQQAQQDPNAAQGGADDVVDADFEEVDND; this comes from the coding sequence ATGAGCAAAATTATTGGTATTGACTTAGGTACAACAAACTCAGCTGTTTCTGTATTAGAAGGCGGCGAAGCAAAAATTATTACAAATCCAGAAGGAAACCGTACAACACCATCTGTTGTGTCTTTCAAAAACGGTGAAATTCAAGTTGGTGAAGTAGCAAAACGTCAAGCAGTGACAAACCCTAACACAATTTCATCAATTAAACGTCATATTGGTGAAGCAGGTTATAAAGTAGATGTAGAAGGTAAATCTTATACACCACAAGAAATCTCAGCAATGATCTTACAATACATCAAAGGTTTTGCAGAAGATTATTTAGGTGAAAAAGTGGAGAAAGCAGTTATCACTGTCCCTGCATACTTTAACGATTCACAACGTCAAGCAACAAAAGACGCTGGTAAAATTGCTGGTTTAGAAGTTGAACGTATTGTCAACGAACCAACTGCAGCAGCTTTAGCTTATGGTTTAGATAAAACTGACCGTGATGAAAAAGTCTTAGTATTTGACCTTGGTGGTGGTACATTTGACGTATCAATCCTTGAATTAGGTGATGGTGTCTTTGACGTATTATCAACAGCAGGTGATAATAACCTTGGTGGGGATGACTTTGATAACAAAATCATTGACTACATGGTAGAAGAATTCAAAAAAGAAAACGGCATTGACTTAAGTAAAGATAAAATGGCTGTTCAACGTTTGAAAGATGCTGCTGAAAAAGCGAAAAAAGACTTATCTGGTGTAACAAGCACACAAATTAGCTTACCATTTATTACAGCTGGTGAAGCTGGTCCATTGCACTTAGAATTAACATTAACTCGTGCGAAATTTGATGAATTAACTGCTGATTTAGTAGAACGTACAAAAGTTCCAGTACGTCAAGCATTAAAAGATGCAGGTATTTCTCAATCTGAAATTGATGAAGTAATCTTAGTTGGTGGTTCTACTCGTATTCCTGCAGTAGTTGAAGCTGTCCGCAAAGAAACTGGCAAAGAACCAAACAAATCAGTAAACCCTGATGAAGTAGTAGCTATGGGTGCTGCTATCCAAGGTGGGGTAATTACTGGTGATGTGAAAGATGTCGTATTACTTGACGTAACTCCACTTTCATTAGGTATTGAAACAATGGGTGGCGTATTTACAAAATTAATCGATCGTAATACAACTATTCCAACAAGTAAATCACAAGTATTCTCAACAGCCGCTGATAACCAACCAGCAGTAGATATTCATGTATTACAAGGTGAACGTCCAATGGCTGCGGATAACAAAACTCTTGGAAGATTCCAATTAACAGATATTCCACCAGCACCACGTGGAATTCCTCAAATCGAAGTAACATTTGATATCGATAAAAATGGTATTGTAAATGTTTCTGCGAAAGATTTAGGTACACAAAAAGAACAAACAATTACAATTAAATCTTCTTCAGGTTTATCAGATGATGAAATTGAACGTATGGTGAAAGATGCTGAAGCAAATGCGGAAGCAGATAAAGCACGTAAAGAAGAAGTAGATTTACGTAACGATGTGGATGCTTTACTATTCACTGTTGATAAAACATTGAAAGAATTAGAAGGTAAAGTTGACGCAGATGAAGTGAAAAAAGCTGAAGATGCACGCGATGAATTAAAAGCTGCTGTTGAAGCGAACAACATTGAAGAAATGAAGACAAAACGTGATGCGTTGAATGAAATCGTACAAAACTTAACAGTTAAATTGTATGAACAAGCCGCTCAACAACAAGCACAACAAGATCCTAATGCTGCTCAAGGTGGCGCAGATGATGTGGTTGATGCCGATTTTGAAGAAGTAGATAACGACTAA
- a CDS encoding CAP domain-containing protein, whose amino-acid sequence MDLLTEGTQLVQQSFSQLITNEESTPPPLDLSQPESQTFSVGNVEIGATKQDVEAMYGTAQSQTQNEYGTQWATYHQNYQNFLMVAYDQDNTVRGLFTNQELLSSTLDIHVGTDKQTIRELLGEPESAIRKGLYNYLINSEGEYDVYLVDNNYITFFYDLHEGEQVTAVQIIEEQLELNKNYLYATQSTDLQTGFETQLFDLTNASRVKRGLSVLNWSSAAQATGRKHSKDMADNNYFDHINLQGKSPFDRMNDDQISYTLAGENLAYGQASSIFAHQGLLNSEGHRKNILNNGFENLGIGVSFNEENQPYFTELFYK is encoded by the coding sequence TTGGATTTATTGACAGAAGGAACACAGCTTGTCCAACAATCTTTCTCTCAATTAATCACTAATGAGGAATCAACACCTCCTCCTTTAGATTTATCACAGCCAGAATCACAAACCTTTTCAGTTGGAAATGTTGAAATTGGTGCGACGAAGCAAGACGTTGAAGCAATGTATGGAACAGCACAAAGCCAAACACAAAATGAATATGGCACACAATGGGCAACTTACCATCAAAACTATCAAAATTTTTTAATGGTTGCTTATGACCAAGATAATACTGTTCGTGGCTTATTTACCAACCAAGAATTACTTTCTTCAACCCTTGATATTCATGTGGGGACAGACAAACAAACCATTCGCGAATTACTGGGCGAACCAGAAAGTGCCATTCGTAAAGGTCTCTACAATTATCTCATTAATAGTGAAGGCGAATATGATGTTTATCTTGTAGATAATAACTACATCACCTTCTTTTACGATTTACACGAAGGTGAACAAGTTACTGCCGTACAAATTATCGAAGAGCAATTAGAATTAAACAAAAATTATCTTTACGCAACTCAATCAACTGATTTGCAAACAGGTTTTGAGACACAATTGTTTGATTTAACTAATGCTTCTCGTGTCAAACGTGGGTTGTCTGTTTTAAATTGGTCCTCGGCAGCACAAGCAACCGGACGCAAGCATAGTAAAGATATGGCAGATAATAATTATTTTGACCATATTAATTTACAAGGAAAATCACCTTTCGATCGGATGAATGATGATCAGATTTCCTATACATTAGCAGGTGAAAATTTAGCTTATGGACAAGCAAGTAGTATTTTTGCACATCAAGGATTACTAAATTCAGAAGGGCATCGCAAGAATATTTTAAATAATGGGTTTGAAAATCTGGGAATTGGTGTTTCCTTCAATGAAGAAAATCAACCTTATTTTACAGAATTATTTTATAAATAA
- the dnaJ gene encoding molecular chaperone DnaJ yields MATKRDYYEVLGLQKGASDDEIKKAYRKLSKKYHPDINKEADAETKFKEVSEAYEILSDPQKRAAYDQYGHAGTDPNYGGGAGGFGGFNGGFSSAGGFGGFEDIFESFFGGGGRTVNPNAPRQGEDLQYSINLTFEEAIFGVEKNIQYKRDETCHTCSGNGAKPGTQPETCHKCHGSGTINVERQTPLGRVMSRQTCDVCHGTGKEIKDVCETCHGTGHEKKTHSVKVNVPAGVENGQQMRLAGQGEAGTNGGPYGDLYVIFYVEESDIFDRDGAEIYYELPLNFVQAALGDEVNVPTVHGEVKLKIPAGTQTGTKFRLRGKGAPRLRGNGNGDQQVTVKLITPRNLNESQKEALRKFAEVSGHQTIEQQPEGFFDKMKDAFGKKK; encoded by the coding sequence ATGGCAACAAAACGTGATTATTACGAAGTCTTAGGTTTACAAAAAGGGGCTTCGGACGACGAAATCAAAAAAGCGTATCGTAAGCTTTCCAAAAAATATCATCCAGACATTAATAAAGAAGCTGATGCTGAAACGAAATTTAAAGAAGTTTCAGAAGCATATGAAATTTTAAGTGACCCACAAAAACGTGCAGCATATGATCAATATGGACATGCTGGTACAGATCCAAACTATGGTGGTGGCGCTGGTGGTTTCGGTGGTTTTAATGGCGGCTTCTCAAGTGCTGGTGGATTTGGCGGCTTTGAAGATATCTTTGAATCATTCTTTGGTGGAGGCGGACGTACAGTAAATCCAAACGCCCCACGTCAAGGAGAAGATTTACAATATTCCATTAACCTAACATTTGAAGAAGCAATCTTCGGTGTAGAAAAAAATATTCAATACAAACGTGATGAAACATGTCATACGTGTAGCGGAAATGGTGCGAAACCAGGTACACAGCCAGAAACATGTCATAAATGTCATGGTTCAGGTACGATTAATGTCGAACGTCAAACACCACTTGGTCGTGTCATGAGTCGTCAAACATGTGATGTTTGTCATGGAACCGGAAAAGAAATTAAAGACGTTTGTGAGACTTGTCATGGAACTGGTCATGAAAAGAAAACACACAGTGTGAAAGTAAATGTTCCTGCTGGTGTTGAAAACGGCCAACAAATGCGTTTAGCTGGTCAAGGTGAAGCTGGTACTAATGGCGGACCTTACGGCGATTTATATGTGATTTTCTATGTAGAAGAAAGTGATATCTTTGATCGTGATGGCGCAGAAATTTATTATGAATTACCATTAAACTTTGTCCAAGCTGCTTTAGGAGATGAAGTAAACGTACCAACCGTTCACGGAGAAGTAAAACTAAAAATTCCTGCAGGTACCCAGACAGGAACAAAATTCCGTCTACGCGGTAAAGGTGCACCTCGTTTGCGTGGCAATGGCAATGGTGACCAACAAGTAACAGTGAAATTAATTACGCCGAGAAACTTGAATGAAAGTCAAAAAGAGGCATTACGTAAATTCGCTGAAGTTAGTGGACACCAAACAATTGAACAACAACCAGAAGGCTTTTTCGATAAAATGAAAGATGCCTTTGGTAAGAAAAAATAA
- the grpE gene encoding nucleotide exchange factor GrpE, with amino-acid sequence MISNRREVSPLSEKEKVSEEVTETNEVEESTVDESTEETEVVSEVDELKKQLEETEDKFLRARAEIANITNRNRNERELLQKYRSQDLGKKLLPVIDNLERAMNSEVTDEQSVSLKKGVEMVLESLRQALKEEGIEEIPATGVAFDPNLHQAVQTVPASDDCPADTIVEVLQKGYKLHDRVLRASMVVVAQ; translated from the coding sequence ATGATTTCAAATAGAAGGGAAGTTAGTCCATTGTCAGAAAAAGAAAAAGTTTCTGAAGAAGTAACGGAAACAAATGAAGTAGAAGAATCGACAGTAGACGAATCTACAGAAGAAACAGAAGTTGTTTCTGAAGTCGATGAACTGAAAAAACAACTAGAAGAAACTGAAGACAAATTCTTACGTGCACGCGCTGAAATCGCAAATATTACAAATCGTAATCGCAATGAAAGAGAATTGTTGCAAAAATATCGTTCGCAAGATTTAGGTAAAAAATTATTACCGGTGATTGATAATCTAGAGCGTGCGATGAATAGTGAAGTAACTGATGAACAAAGCGTCAGTTTGAAAAAAGGTGTGGAAATGGTGTTAGAAAGTTTACGCCAAGCATTAAAAGAAGAAGGAATCGAAGAAATTCCAGCGACAGGTGTTGCTTTTGATCCAAATCTACATCAAGCTGTACAGACTGTACCTGCATCGGATGATTGTCCAGCAGATACGATTGTTGAAGTCTTACAAAAAGGCTATAAATTACATGATCGTGTGTTGCGTGCAAGTATGGTTGTTGTGGCACAATAA
- the rbfA gene encoding 30S ribosome-binding factor RbfA: protein MANYRDRRVAQEILKEVNQILRRKVRDPRVQDVTITDVHVTGDLQQATVYYSILSDLASDKQKAQRGLEKATGLIRRELGHELSLYKTPELIFELDESVVYGNKIDEMIRNLNKD from the coding sequence ATGGCCAATTATCGTGATCGTAGAGTTGCGCAAGAGATTTTGAAAGAAGTCAATCAAATCTTGCGAAGAAAAGTTCGTGATCCTCGTGTCCAAGATGTGACTATTACAGATGTACATGTGACCGGAGATTTACAACAAGCAACCGTGTATTACAGCATTTTATCTGATTTAGCTTCAGATAAACAAAAAGCGCAACGTGGGTTAGAAAAAGCTACTGGTTTAATTCGTCGTGAATTAGGTCATGAATTATCGCTTTATAAAACCCCTGAATTAATCTTTGAATTAGATGAATCTGTCGTATATGGCAACAAAATCGATGAAATGATTCGTAATTTAAACAAAGACTAA
- the hemW gene encoding radical SAM family heme chaperone HemW, producing MFEETPRVTNTSAYIHIPFCEHICYYCDFNKVFLEGQPVDEYIQSLLKEIELTLQLHPTDCSETIYIGGGTPTSLSAAQLDVLFTGIHRLLPTNTTKEFTVEANPGDLTEEKLHVMKHHGVNRLSMGVQTFNNRLLKKIGRKHTAEDVYETIRVLEKNQFDNVSIDLIYALPGQTLEDFRDTLHRAIELGLPHYSMYSLILENKTQFMNWVRQGRLELPSQEVESKMFEEAIEAMEKAGHYQYEVSNFAIPGKESQHNLVYWNNENYYGFGAGASGYLKNERYKNFGPIQHYLRPLRENNLPIVETEPLTIDNQIEEEMFLGLRKRSGISQQHFARKFNRSFMDVYGNILPELIENNWLVVEDDRIRLTQQGLFIGNEVFEKFLLPK from the coding sequence ATGTTTGAAGAAACACCCCGAGTGACAAATACATCGGCTTATATTCACATCCCCTTTTGCGAACACATCTGCTATTACTGCGATTTCAATAAAGTTTTTTTAGAAGGGCAACCTGTGGATGAATACATTCAATCTTTGCTAAAAGAAATTGAATTAACGCTACAACTTCATCCCACCGATTGTTCTGAAACTATTTATATTGGTGGAGGTACGCCTACTTCTTTATCCGCTGCCCAATTAGATGTTCTATTCACAGGAATTCATCGTTTACTCCCTACTAATACCACCAAAGAGTTTACAGTTGAAGCCAATCCTGGTGATTTAACAGAAGAAAAATTGCACGTAATGAAACATCATGGGGTGAATCGCTTATCGATGGGCGTACAAACCTTCAATAATCGCTTATTAAAAAAAATCGGTCGTAAACATACCGCTGAAGATGTCTATGAAACCATTCGTGTACTTGAAAAAAATCAATTTGATAATGTGAGTATTGATTTAATTTATGCGCTACCTGGACAAACACTCGAAGATTTTCGCGATACTTTACATCGAGCCATTGAATTAGGTTTACCTCATTATTCAATGTACTCGTTGATTTTAGAAAATAAAACACAATTTATGAACTGGGTGCGTCAAGGTCGATTAGAATTACCCTCGCAAGAAGTTGAGAGTAAAATGTTTGAAGAAGCCATTGAAGCTATGGAAAAAGCTGGACATTACCAATACGAAGTTAGTAACTTCGCTATTCCAGGGAAAGAATCCCAACACAATCTGGTCTATTGGAACAATGAAAATTATTACGGATTTGGTGCAGGCGCCAGTGGGTATTTAAAAAATGAGCGCTATAAAAATTTTGGACCGATTCAACATTATCTACGGCCATTACGTGAAAACAACTTGCCGATTGTTGAAACAGAACCATTAACGATTGACAATCAAATTGAAGAAGAAATGTTTTTAGGACTCCGTAAACGATCAGGAATTTCACAACAACACTTTGCTAGAAAATTTAATCGTTCATTCATGGATGTTTATGGAAACATTTTACCAGAATTAATCGAGAACAATTGGTTAGTTGTCGAAGATGATCGAATTCGGCTCACACAACAAGGACTGTTTATTGGGAATGAAGTTTTCGAAAAATTCTTACTACCGAAATAA